The following are from one region of the Pseudomonas putida genome:
- a CDS encoding lipocalin-like domain-containing protein, translated as MKRSAWLLLCGLLGGCDQPAEQSYAGLGQQAGEFSQVSRGHHLEFPRDHGAHDGFRIEWWYVTANLQDAQGRDWGAQWTLFRSALRPGPETAGWNSPNLWMGHAALTGPGAHQSAETLARGGIGQAGVEAQPFRAWINDWSLQGSRGIEQLQMVASGEGFRYDLQLHSDRPLVLHGDQGYSEKSGKGQASYYYSQPFYQVSGEVQRDGQCIAVTGKAWLDREWSSQPLAAGQTGWDWFSLHLDSGARLMLFQVREAQGKAYRAGTWVGPQGAVVALQGAQVQLLALAWARQKNGKKVPTRWRVQVPGQGVDVQVEAVESQAWMETRFPYWEGPVRLTGSAGGRGYLEMTGY; from the coding sequence ATGAAGCGTAGCGCGTGGCTGTTGCTGTGCGGGTTGCTGGGCGGCTGTGATCAGCCCGCCGAGCAGAGCTATGCCGGGCTCGGGCAGCAGGCGGGCGAATTCAGCCAGGTAAGCCGCGGCCATCACCTGGAATTTCCGCGTGACCACGGGGCCCACGATGGCTTTCGTATCGAATGGTGGTATGTCACCGCAAACCTCCAGGACGCCCAAGGGCGTGACTGGGGTGCGCAGTGGACGCTGTTCCGCTCGGCCCTGCGCCCCGGCCCCGAGACTGCCGGCTGGAACAGCCCGAACCTGTGGATGGGGCACGCGGCGCTGACCGGCCCGGGCGCTCATCAGTCTGCCGAAACCCTGGCGCGCGGGGGTATCGGCCAGGCGGGCGTGGAGGCGCAGCCGTTCCGGGCGTGGATCAATGACTGGTCGTTGCAGGGCAGCCGTGGCATCGAGCAGCTGCAAATGGTCGCCAGTGGTGAAGGCTTTCGCTATGACCTGCAACTGCACAGCGATCGGCCCTTGGTGCTGCACGGGGATCAGGGTTACAGCGAGAAGTCCGGCAAGGGGCAGGCTTCGTACTATTACAGCCAGCCGTTCTACCAAGTGAGTGGGGAGGTGCAACGTGACGGCCAGTGCATTGCGGTCACCGGCAAGGCCTGGCTGGACAGGGAATGGAGCAGCCAGCCACTGGCCGCCGGGCAGACGGGATGGGACTGGTTTTCCCTGCACCTGGACAGTGGCGCCAGGCTGATGCTGTTCCAGGTACGCGAGGCGCAGGGGAAGGCGTATCGCGCTGGGACCTGGGTTGGCCCGCAGGGCGCGGTGGTGGCGCTGCAGGGTGCGCAGGTCCAGCTGCTTGCGCTGGCCTGGGCGCGGCAGAAGAATGGCAAAAAGGTGCCGACGCGGTGGCGGGTGCAGGTGCCGGGGCAGGGGGTGGATGTGCAGGTCGAGGCGGTGGAATCGCAGGCCTGGATGGAGACGCGGTTCCCGTATTGGGAGGGGCCGGTGCGCTTGACCGGGAGTGCGGGGGGGCGGGGGTATCTGGAGATGACTGGCTATTAG
- a CDS encoding ATP-binding protein yields MNHRRTDGLLRRLLLFILLFSLCFTVLASSVQLYFEYRREMRDIEARMALIRAGYLASLERSLWDLDEAQLDTQLRGLVDFSDVARVRLVSDDFQLLRGAAEPKGPLRIERFPLDYQPPSGPARHLGELEVSIDLGAVHRRLYATGLASLLWMGVFLCGLAVALSGLFYRLVTRHLQVMAEFARRIGAGQWQEPLRLGRRPSTRPDEIDTVANALDDMRRAILSDIERRERDRLALQDKRDELQAMVERRTASLARAKDEAEAANLAKSRFLATMSHELRTPLNGILGMAELLRGGRLEVADRQRVEALYKAGEGLLAILNEVLYFARLEEGDSRAELVGFSLRQLCQEVLALLEPMARDNGDTLQLNIDEQLAEYQHGAEQYLRQVLSNLLANAIKFTEHGQVRLAVQVLANDPGSQRLRVSVSDNGIGIEPAVQARIFDRFVQASEAVARRYGGTGLGLAICKHLVEKLGGSIGLDSVQGQGSCFWFELDLPRGQPALASSPAPSPLASLDILVVEDVALNREVAGGLLLRDGHRVSFAEDAGQALQACAQRRFDLILLDVHLPGMSGVELCRQLRATPGPNRHSRVLALTAGVQPGQVPGYLDAGMQGVLAKPLRLENLRQALAEAAAPTEVAGVDGAMDWSLLDTHRSLLGEQKLQGLLKVLRQSLEQHATALAEALAAQDFTEVLHLAHRLAGSCDSLGFSGLAELLRRLEDAARQHDEQALKALGELLATQLAQAHATLEQLIQS; encoded by the coding sequence ATGAACCACCGGCGCACCGATGGCCTGCTGCGCCGCCTGCTGCTGTTCATCCTGCTGTTCAGCCTGTGCTTCACGGTGCTGGCCAGCTCGGTGCAGCTGTACTTTGAATACCGCCGCGAAATGCGCGATATCGAGGCGCGCATGGCATTGATCCGCGCCGGCTACCTGGCCAGCCTTGAGCGCAGCCTGTGGGACCTGGACGAGGCCCAGCTGGATACGCAACTGCGCGGCCTGGTGGACTTTTCCGATGTCGCCCGGGTGCGCCTGGTCAGCGACGATTTCCAGCTGCTGCGCGGTGCCGCCGAGCCCAAGGGCCCGCTGCGCATCGAACGCTTCCCGCTCGATTACCAGCCGCCCTCGGGGCCGGCCAGGCACCTGGGCGAGCTGGAAGTGAGCATCGACCTGGGCGCAGTGCACCGGCGGCTGTATGCCACGGGCCTTGCCAGCCTGCTGTGGATGGGCGTGTTCCTGTGTGGCCTGGCGGTGGCGTTGTCGGGGCTGTTCTACCGCCTGGTCACCCGCCACCTGCAAGTGATGGCCGAGTTCGCCCGCCGTATTGGTGCCGGCCAGTGGCAGGAACCGTTGCGCCTGGGGCGCCGCCCGTCGACGCGCCCGGACGAGATCGACACCGTGGCCAATGCCCTGGATGACATGCGCCGCGCCATTCTCAGCGACATCGAGCGCCGCGAGCGCGACCGCCTGGCGCTGCAGGACAAGCGCGACGAGCTGCAGGCCATGGTCGAGCGGCGCACCGCCAGCCTGGCCCGGGCCAAGGACGAGGCCGAAGCCGCCAACCTGGCCAAGTCGCGCTTCCTGGCGACCATGAGCCACGAGCTGCGCACACCGCTCAACGGCATTCTTGGCATGGCCGAGCTGCTGCGCGGCGGCCGGCTGGAGGTGGCCGATCGCCAGCGCGTCGAGGCCTTGTACAAGGCCGGCGAGGGGCTGTTGGCGATTCTCAATGAAGTACTGTATTTCGCCCGGCTGGAGGAGGGCGATAGCCGCGCCGAGCTGGTCGGTTTTTCCCTGCGCCAGTTGTGCCAGGAAGTGCTGGCGCTGCTCGAACCCATGGCCAGGGACAACGGTGACACCCTGCAACTGAATATCGACGAGCAATTGGCCGAGTACCAGCACGGTGCCGAACAGTACCTGCGTCAGGTGCTCAGCAACCTGCTGGCCAACGCCATCAAGTTCACCGAACACGGCCAGGTGCGGCTTGCGGTGCAGGTACTGGCCAATGACCCGGGATCGCAGCGCTTGCGGGTGTCGGTCAGTGACAATGGCATCGGCATCGAACCGGCGGTACAGGCGAGGATATTCGACCGTTTCGTCCAGGCCAGCGAGGCAGTGGCCCGGCGCTATGGCGGCACCGGCCTGGGCCTGGCGATCTGCAAGCACCTGGTGGAAAAACTGGGGGGTAGCATTGGCCTGGACAGCGTGCAGGGGCAGGGCAGTTGCTTCTGGTTCGAGCTCGACCTGCCCCGCGGGCAGCCAGCGCTGGCCAGTTCGCCAGCGCCTTCGCCCCTGGCCAGCCTGGATATCCTGGTGGTCGAGGACGTGGCGTTGAACCGCGAGGTAGCCGGCGGGTTGCTGCTGCGCGATGGCCACAGGGTGAGTTTTGCCGAGGATGCCGGGCAGGCCCTGCAGGCCTGCGCACAGCGGCGCTTCGACCTGATCCTGCTCGACGTGCACCTGCCCGGCATGAGTGGGGTGGAATTGTGCCGGCAATTGCGTGCCACGCCCGGGCCGAACCGCCACAGCCGGGTCCTGGCGCTGACGGCCGGTGTGCAACCGGGGCAGGTGCCGGGTTATCTGGACGCTGGCATGCAGGGAGTGCTGGCCAAGCCCCTGCGGCTGGAAAACCTGCGCCAGGCGCTGGCCGAAGCGGCGGCGCCCACCGAAGTGGCGGGTGTTGATGGGGCAATGGACTGGTCGTTGCTGGACACCCACCGCTCGCTGCTGGGTGAGCAGAAGCTGCAAGGCCTGTTGAAGGTGCTGCGCCAGTCGCTGGAGCAGCACGCCACGGCGTTGGCCGAGGCGCTGGCAGCCCAGGACTTTACCGAAGTGCTGCACCTTGCCCACCGCCTGGCCGGCAGTTGCGACTCCCTGGGTTTTTCTGGCCTGGCTGAATTGTTGCGTCGCCTTGAAGACGCTGCCAGGCAGCACGACGAACAGGCATTGAAAGCGCTCGGCGAGCTGCTGGCCACCCAGCTTGCCCAGGCCCACGCCACCCTGGAACAGCTGATCCAGAGCTGA
- a CDS encoding enoyl-CoA hydratase gives MNDLITRDLDQGLLTLAFNRPDKLNALNTAMYQQLGDLLLAAGEDPDVEAIIITGGPHCFTAGNDLRDFLDNPPADLDSPVFRLMRVVMGLDKPLIAAVSGAAIGIGATLLLHCDQVLVSRTTKLRIPFAPLGVCPEFGSSLLLPRLLGHARAARLLLANELLDGEQMLAWGLANELHEDGEQCLAAARKLARQLQGYPQAALRISKRLLKDGQRAELEATVARESRLFIECLRTEEARAVLRGLIKD, from the coding sequence ATGAACGACCTGATCACACGTGACCTGGACCAGGGCCTGCTGACCCTGGCCTTCAACCGCCCCGACAAGCTCAACGCCTTGAACACCGCCATGTACCAACAGCTGGGCGACCTGCTGCTGGCGGCAGGTGAAGACCCTGATGTCGAGGCCATCATCATTACCGGTGGGCCGCACTGCTTTACCGCTGGCAATGACTTGCGCGACTTCCTCGACAACCCGCCCGCCGACCTGGACAGCCCGGTGTTCCGCCTGATGCGGGTGGTGATGGGCCTGGACAAGCCGCTGATTGCCGCGGTCAGTGGTGCGGCGATCGGCATCGGTGCCACCTTGCTGTTGCATTGCGACCAAGTGCTGGTCAGCCGTACGACCAAGCTGCGCATCCCTTTCGCGCCGTTGGGCGTGTGCCCGGAGTTTGGTTCCAGCCTGCTGCTGCCGCGTTTGCTTGGCCATGCCCGTGCGGCTCGCCTGCTGCTGGCAAACGAGTTGCTCGACGGCGAACAGATGCTGGCCTGGGGGCTTGCCAATGAACTGCATGAGGATGGCGAACAGTGCCTGGCTGCAGCCCGCAAGCTGGCGCGACAGCTGCAAGGCTACCCACAGGCGGCGCTGCGTATCAGCAAGCGGCTGCTCAAGGACGGCCAGCGGGCCGAGCTAGAGGCGACAGTGGCGCGGGAAAGCCGGTTGTTCATCGAGTGCTTGCGCACCGAAGAAGCGCGGGCGGTGTTGCGGGGCTTGATCAAAGACTGA
- a CDS encoding IS110 family transposase has translation MSVWVGVDIGSRTSVVGVRKDGRPAGQWDIAQTPAGRKAAVKKLLALKPKSIVMEATGIYYLDLALELHAADLPVSVINPKSFHNFAKLMLVNSKTDAIDAQLLSEYGERMTPRLWTPPSLVQLELRALGRHINRLVGHRTRAKNELHALQATATTVSMLIEDQEEAIASLDNRIERFRKAGRELVAQCPTLTRQYKQLLAGPGMGEVSALAALAELTILPQMLKSSQVARHAGLDVRQTQSGTSIDKPGRLGKSGNAYLRAAMYMPALTAVRCDPYAKAFYESLVNRGKKKMQAIAAVMRKYLTGIWACMRGDEPFDTAKLFSSEHLRKA, from the coding sequence ATGAGTGTCTGGGTTGGCGTCGATATCGGCTCACGTACTTCGGTCGTTGGGGTGCGTAAAGATGGGCGTCCGGCCGGACAGTGGGATATCGCTCAAACCCCTGCAGGCCGTAAGGCTGCGGTGAAAAAGCTGCTGGCACTCAAACCCAAGTCGATCGTGATGGAGGCGACCGGAATCTATTACCTGGACTTGGCCCTTGAGCTACATGCGGCTGACCTCCCTGTATCCGTGATCAACCCCAAGAGCTTCCACAATTTCGCCAAACTGATGCTGGTGAACAGCAAGACCGATGCAATAGATGCTCAACTGCTGTCCGAGTACGGCGAGCGTATGACACCGCGCTTGTGGACACCTCCAAGCCTTGTGCAGCTTGAACTGAGGGCTCTGGGGCGACACATCAATCGTTTGGTGGGGCATCGTACAAGGGCGAAGAACGAACTGCATGCATTGCAGGCGACCGCTACAACCGTGTCGATGCTGATCGAGGATCAGGAGGAAGCGATTGCTTCACTGGATAATCGAATTGAGCGCTTTCGTAAGGCGGGCCGCGAGCTGGTCGCCCAGTGTCCGACGCTTACTCGGCAGTACAAGCAGCTGCTCGCAGGGCCTGGGATGGGAGAAGTCTCTGCACTTGCGGCATTGGCTGAACTGACCATCCTTCCTCAAATGCTCAAGTCCTCGCAGGTAGCTCGCCACGCGGGTCTCGATGTTCGACAGACCCAATCGGGAACGAGCATTGATAAGCCCGGCAGACTCGGCAAAAGTGGGAATGCTTATCTACGGGCAGCCATGTACATGCCTGCCTTGACCGCAGTGCGCTGCGACCCTTATGCGAAGGCTTTTTACGAGTCGTTGGTCAACAGGGGCAAGAAGAAAATGCAGGCTATCGCTGCTGTCATGCGCAAGTACCTGACAGGCATCTGGGCATGTATGCGCGGGGATGAGCCATTTGATACGGCCAAGCTTTTCAGCTCTGAACACCTCAGAAAAGCTTGA
- a CDS encoding FtsX-like permease family protein produces MRLLSLALLALLSHWRRHRVQFFSILTGLWLATALWTGVQALNSQARSDYARASAVLAGPLQAQLLPRHGERFDQALYVQLRRLGWAVSPVLEGRLRLPGEPARSVRLIGIEPLSLPPASSIAGIQPQAFDLQAFIGMPGQALVGPDTLQQLNINAGQVAHDNEGQSLPPWILQPELAPGVIVVDIGHAQALLQAPGQLSRLLVADNPGRLPTDVEAYLELQPKEDDGGLQRLTDSFHLNMTALGLLAFVVGLFIAHAAIGLALEQRRGLIRNLRACGISLKTLSCALVLELGLFALLGGIAGVASGYGLAAWLLPDVAASLRGLYGAQVAGTLSLPAGWWLAGLLVSLLGALLAGLSSVLRAARLPLLALAQPQAWRVALGPWLKRQASVAGLLLLLAVGCGVLGDSLPSAFAMLAALLLAAALLLPALLDRVLAWLACRCRRPLSQWFVADSRQQLPALSLALMALLLALAASVGVGSMTEGFRKTFVGWLDVRLSADLYVTPRDTAQGLQMAEWLGQQPSVRVVLPGWRVETQLQGWPVQLQGIVDHPVYRTRWPLLAQQKQAWEQLAAGQAVMLSEQLARRLKLQVGDHLRLPACTSPALSVVGIYADYGNPKGHMLVNAGWLRGHWSQATLTGLSVDLAVEQVSALKAALQQRFALDDSRVVEQARLKRWSTEVFNRTFAATAALNSLTLGVAGVALFINLLTLGQTRLGQLAPLWALGVRRMHLVWLTLGQTLLLSSLTVLLAIPLGILLAWCLVAVVNVQAFGWRLPLYVFPAHLLQLAVLGMLTSLLASAWPLWRLARRQPRELLRPFADEA; encoded by the coding sequence ATGAGACTGTTGTCGCTGGCCCTGCTGGCGCTGCTCAGCCATTGGCGACGCCATCGCGTGCAGTTCTTCAGCATCCTCACCGGCCTGTGGCTGGCCACGGCACTGTGGACCGGGGTGCAGGCGCTGAACAGCCAGGCACGCAGCGACTATGCCCGGGCCAGTGCGGTACTGGCGGGGCCGCTGCAGGCGCAGCTGCTACCGCGCCATGGCGAGCGCTTCGACCAGGCGCTGTACGTGCAATTACGCAGGTTGGGCTGGGCAGTGTCGCCAGTGCTGGAAGGGCGCTTGCGCCTGCCGGGCGAGCCAGCGCGCAGCGTGCGCTTGATCGGCATCGAGCCGTTGAGCCTGCCGCCGGCCAGCAGCATTGCCGGCATTCAGCCGCAGGCATTCGACCTGCAGGCGTTCATCGGCATGCCCGGGCAAGCCTTGGTTGGGCCAGACACCTTGCAGCAATTGAACATCAACGCCGGGCAGGTAGCACACGATAACGAAGGGCAGTCGCTGCCTCCGTGGATATTGCAGCCTGAATTGGCGCCCGGAGTGATCGTGGTCGATATCGGCCATGCGCAGGCGTTGCTGCAAGCGCCTGGGCAGTTGTCGCGATTGCTGGTGGCCGATAACCCTGGGCGTTTGCCAACAGATGTCGAGGCATACCTTGAACTGCAACCCAAGGAGGACGACGGCGGTTTGCAGCGCCTGACCGACAGTTTCCACCTCAACATGACTGCCTTGGGCTTGCTGGCGTTCGTCGTTGGCCTGTTCATCGCCCATGCGGCGATCGGCTTAGCGCTGGAGCAGCGGCGGGGGTTGATTCGCAACCTGCGCGCCTGTGGCATCAGCTTGAAGACCCTGTCATGCGCACTGGTGCTGGAGCTGGGCCTGTTCGCGCTGCTGGGCGGGATCGCCGGAGTGGCCAGTGGTTACGGGTTGGCTGCTTGGTTGCTGCCCGATGTCGCTGCCAGCCTGCGGGGCCTTTATGGCGCGCAGGTCGCTGGCACGTTGAGCCTGCCTGCGGGTTGGTGGCTGGCAGGGCTGTTGGTGAGCTTGCTCGGTGCATTGCTGGCAGGGCTGAGCAGCGTTCTGCGGGCAGCACGGTTGCCATTGCTGGCACTGGCGCAGCCGCAGGCCTGGCGAGTGGCGCTGGGGCCGTGGTTGAAGCGTCAAGCTTCAGTGGCGGGCCTGTTGCTGTTGCTGGCTGTGGGTTGTGGCGTGCTTGGCGATAGCCTGCCCAGCGCTTTCGCCATGCTGGCCGCGCTGCTGCTGGCGGCGGCGCTGTTGCTGCCGGCCTTGCTCGACCGGGTGCTGGCCTGGTTGGCGTGCCGTTGTCGGCGGCCCTTGTCGCAATGGTTCGTCGCCGACAGCCGCCAGCAATTGCCGGCCCTGAGCCTGGCATTGATGGCACTGTTGCTGGCGCTGGCCGCCAGTGTCGGCGTGGGCAGCATGACCGAGGGCTTTCGCAAGACCTTTGTCGGCTGGCTTGACGTGCGCCTTTCCGCCGACCTGTATGTCACGCCAAGGGACACCGCCCAAGGCTTGCAGATGGCCGAGTGGCTCGGGCAGCAACCTTCGGTGCGTGTGGTACTGCCCGGCTGGCGTGTGGAAACACAGCTGCAGGGCTGGCCGGTGCAGCTCCAGGGCATCGTCGATCATCCCGTCTATCGCACTCGCTGGCCATTGCTGGCGCAGCAAAAGCAGGCCTGGGAGCAACTGGCCGCCGGGCAGGCCGTGATGCTCAGTGAACAGCTGGCCAGGCGACTGAAGCTGCAAGTGGGCGATCACTTGAGGCTACCCGCATGCACTTCGCCAGCCCTGAGCGTTGTGGGCATCTATGCCGATTACGGCAACCCCAAAGGGCACATGCTGGTCAATGCCGGCTGGCTGCGCGGGCACTGGTCACAGGCAACCCTGACCGGGTTGAGTGTCGATCTGGCGGTCGAGCAGGTGTCTGCGCTCAAGGCCGCTTTGCAACAGCGCTTTGCCCTGGACGACAGCCGCGTGGTCGAGCAGGCGCGTCTCAAGCGCTGGTCCACCGAGGTGTTCAACCGCACCTTCGCCGCCACCGCCGCGCTCAACAGCCTCACCCTTGGCGTGGCTGGCGTGGCGCTTTTCATAAACCTGCTGACCCTGGGTCAGACCCGCCTGGGCCAGTTGGCGCCGCTGTGGGCACTGGGCGTGCGGCGCATGCATCTGGTGTGGCTAACCCTTGGGCAGACACTGTTGCTGAGCAGCCTTACCGTGCTGCTGGCGATCCCGCTGGGTATCCTGCTGGCCTGGTGCCTGGTCGCGGTGGTGAACGTGCAGGCATTCGGCTGGCGTTTGCCACTCTACGTGTTCCCTGCACACCTGCTGCAACTGGCCGTGCTGGGCATGTTGACCAGCCTGTTGGCCAGCGCCTGGCCACTGTGGCGGCTGGCACGTCGCCAGCCGCGCGAACTGTTGAGGCCGTTTGCCGATGAAGCGTAG
- a CDS encoding transporter substrate-binding domain-containing protein: MTRSAWVLALALFAVQASAGQPVRYCDYPVYPPISWSDGHQVRGLAPTVVRELFARMGHEVQTVVLGNWKRCLMDAAAGRVDVVLAYNSDQRDQRMRFSTVPVVREEVAVFYNRLRPVQFQRLEDLAGYRGGLLYGESYGAEFDRFVARHQNIERVSSSQQNFGKLIRGRIDYVIQERRTGQLFIENLPGAQDIRVLPTALSVDYLRVAVSRQSPLSQHMDEIDAQLRRMNQAGEIERWLEQSEVTYRDMINLPADTR, from the coding sequence ATGACCCGCAGCGCCTGGGTGCTGGCCTTGGCATTGTTCGCCGTGCAAGCCAGCGCAGGGCAACCGGTGCGCTACTGCGACTACCCGGTGTACCCGCCGATTTCCTGGAGTGACGGCCACCAGGTGCGCGGCCTGGCCCCCACCGTGGTGCGAGAGCTGTTCGCGCGCATGGGCCATGAGGTGCAGACCGTGGTGCTGGGCAACTGGAAGCGTTGCCTGATGGACGCCGCCGCCGGGCGAGTGGACGTGGTGCTGGCCTATAACAGCGACCAGCGTGACCAGCGCATGCGCTTTTCCACGGTGCCGGTGGTGCGCGAGGAAGTGGCGGTGTTCTACAACCGCCTGCGGCCGGTGCAGTTCCAGCGCCTTGAGGACCTGGCCGGCTACCGCGGCGGCCTGCTGTACGGCGAAAGCTACGGCGCCGAGTTCGACCGCTTCGTCGCCCGCCACCAGAACATCGAACGGGTGTCGTCCAGCCAGCAGAACTTCGGCAAGCTGATCCGTGGGCGCATCGACTACGTGATCCAGGAGCGGCGCACCGGCCAGCTGTTCATCGAAAACCTGCCCGGGGCGCAGGACATCCGCGTATTGCCCACGGCCCTGAGCGTGGACTACTTGCGTGTTGCAGTATCACGGCAATCGCCATTGAGCCAGCATATGGATGAAATCGACGCGCAGCTGCGGCGCATGAACCAGGCCGGCGAGATCGAGCGCTGGCTGGAACAAAGCGAAGTGACCTACCGCGACATGATCAACCTGCCGGCGGATACCCGATGA
- a CDS encoding TetR family transcriptional regulator C-terminal domain-containing protein, which yields MNQEARYHRMLPELRKANLVEATLACLKRHGFQGASIRKISAEAGVSVGLISHHYAGKDELVAEAYMAVTGRVMGLLREAMAQAAPNARERLSAFFRASFCAELLDPQLLDAWLAFWGAVKTAEAINQVHDHSYGEYRNELSGLLATLAGEEGWQGFDADLAAISLSALLDGLWLESGLNPGTFTPEQGVLICEAWVDGLQAGGRRRFSLPEGC from the coding sequence ATGAACCAGGAAGCCCGCTACCACCGCATGCTACCGGAATTGCGCAAAGCCAACCTGGTCGAGGCGACCCTGGCATGCCTCAAGCGCCATGGCTTCCAGGGCGCGTCGATCCGCAAGATTTCGGCCGAGGCCGGGGTTTCGGTCGGGTTGATCAGCCATCACTACGCCGGCAAGGATGAGCTGGTTGCCGAAGCCTACATGGCGGTCACCGGCCGGGTGATGGGCCTGCTGCGCGAGGCCATGGCCCAGGCCGCGCCCAATGCCCGCGAACGGTTGTCGGCGTTCTTCCGCGCCTCGTTCTGCGCCGAGTTGCTCGACCCGCAATTGCTCGACGCCTGGCTGGCGTTCTGGGGCGCGGTGAAGACCGCCGAGGCGATCAACCAGGTGCATGACCATTCTTATGGAGAATACCGCAACGAACTGAGCGGGCTGCTGGCCACGCTGGCCGGGGAGGAGGGCTGGCAGGGCTTCGATGCCGACCTTGCGGCCATCAGCCTGAGTGCCTTGCTCGACGGCCTGTGGCTGGAGTCGGGGCTCAACCCCGGTACATTCACCCCCGAGCAGGGCGTGCTGATCTGCGAGGCCTGGGTCGATGGCCTGCAGGCCGGTGGCCGGCGCCGCTTCAGTCTGCCGGAGGGTTGTTGA
- a CDS encoding aromatic ring-hydroxylating dioxygenase subunit alpha codes for MYPKNTWYVACTPDEIATKPLGRQICGEKIVFYRGRENRVAAVEDFCPHRGAPLSLGYVEDGNLVCGYHGLVMGCDGKTVSMPGQRVRGFPCNKTFAAVERYGFIWVWPGDQAQADPALIPHLEWAVSDEWAYGGGLFHIGCDYRLMIDNLMDLTHETYVHASSIGQKEIDEAPPVTTVTGDEVVTARHMENIMAPPFWRMALRGNGLADDVPVDRWQICRFTPPSHVLIEVGVAHAGKGGYHAEAQHKASSIVVDFITPESDTSIWYFWGMARNFAAHDQALTDNIREGQGKIFSEDLEMLERQQQNLLANPERNLLKLNIDAGGVQSRKVLERLIAKERTPQPQLIATSATPA; via the coding sequence ATGTACCCCAAGAACACCTGGTACGTCGCCTGCACCCCCGACGAAATCGCCACCAAGCCCCTGGGCCGACAGATCTGCGGGGAGAAAATCGTGTTCTATCGTGGCCGCGAAAACCGCGTAGCAGCCGTCGAAGACTTTTGCCCGCACCGTGGTGCGCCGTTGTCGCTGGGCTATGTCGAGGACGGCAATCTGGTATGTGGCTACCACGGCCTGGTCATGGGTTGCGACGGCAAGACCGTGTCGATGCCGGGCCAGCGGGTACGGGGCTTCCCCTGCAACAAGACCTTTGCTGCAGTCGAGCGCTATGGCTTCATCTGGGTCTGGCCCGGCGATCAGGCGCAGGCCGACCCGGCGCTGATCCCGCACCTGGAATGGGCGGTGAGTGATGAGTGGGCCTATGGAGGTGGGCTTTTCCACATCGGCTGCGACTACCGCCTGATGATCGACAACCTGATGGACCTGACCCACGAAACCTACGTGCACGCCTCCAGCATCGGCCAGAAAGAGATCGACGAGGCGCCACCGGTCACCACCGTCACCGGCGACGAAGTAGTCACCGCCCGGCACATGGAAAACATCATGGCCCCGCCCTTCTGGCGCATGGCCCTGCGCGGCAACGGCCTGGCCGACGATGTGCCAGTGGACCGCTGGCAGATCTGCCGCTTCACACCGCCCAGCCATGTGCTGATCGAAGTCGGCGTGGCGCATGCTGGCAAAGGTGGCTACCACGCCGAGGCGCAGCACAAGGCGTCGAGCATCGTGGTCGACTTCATCACCCCGGAAAGCGATACCTCGATCTGGTACTTCTGGGGCATGGCGCGCAATTTCGCGGCGCACGACCAGGCCCTGACAGACAACATTCGCGAGGGCCAGGGCAAGATTTTCAGCGAAGACCTGGAGATGCTCGAACGCCAGCAACAAAACCTTCTGGCCAACCCCGAGCGCAACCTGCTGAAGCTGAACATCGATGCCGGCGGCGTGCAGTCGCGCAAGGTACTGGAGCGGCTCATCGCCAAAGAACGCACTCCCCAGCCACAACTGATCGCAACCAGCGCCACCCCTGCCTGA
- a CDS encoding response regulator — translation MTPRVLIVDDDPLIRDLLQAYLSREGYDVHCADTAEQAEALLGSQDVDLVLLDIRLPGKDGLTLTRELRVRSEVGIILITGRNDDIDRIVGLECGADDYVIKPLNPRELVSRAKNLIRRVRHAREVHPAPACAQSLKQFADWALDTDRRRLIDARGGQTLLTHGEFQLLSVFLRNSGHTLSRDQLMDQIRNREWVPNDRSIDVLVGRLRRKLHDDPAEPQLIITIHGTGYLFTASVAA, via the coding sequence ATGACGCCTCGGGTATTGATCGTCGATGACGATCCGCTTATTCGTGACTTGCTGCAGGCCTATCTGTCCCGGGAAGGCTATGACGTGCACTGCGCCGACACCGCGGAACAGGCCGAAGCCCTGCTCGGCAGCCAAGATGTCGACCTGGTGTTGCTGGATATCCGCCTGCCCGGCAAGGACGGCCTTACCCTGACCCGCGAGCTGCGGGTACGTTCGGAGGTGGGCATCATCCTCATCACGGGGCGCAACGACGACATCGACCGCATCGTCGGCCTGGAATGCGGCGCCGACGACTACGTGATCAAACCGCTCAACCCCCGCGAACTGGTATCCCGCGCCAAGAACCTGATCCGCCGCGTGCGCCATGCCCGTGAAGTACACCCGGCACCGGCCTGCGCGCAATCGCTGAAGCAGTTCGCCGACTGGGCGCTGGACACCGACCGCCGGCGGCTGATCGACGCCCGTGGCGGGCAGACACTGCTGACCCATGGCGAGTTTCAGCTGCTCAGCGTGTTTCTGCGTAACAGCGGCCACACCCTCAGCCGCGACCAGTTGATGGACCAGATCCGCAACCGCGAGTGGGTGCCCAACGACCGCTCCATCGACGTGCTGGTCGGCCGCTTGCGGCGCAAGCTGCACGACGACCCGGCCGAGCCCCAACTGATCATCACCATCCACGGCACCGGTTACCTGTTCACTGCCAGTGTGGCGGCATGA